A region from the Alosa alosa isolate M-15738 ecotype Scorff River chromosome 7, AALO_Geno_1.1, whole genome shotgun sequence genome encodes:
- the LOC125297879 gene encoding GTPase IMAP family member 8-like isoform X1 produces MNKMAQGEHLKPHELRVVVLGGYQSGKTSLINTVLSQEPGGGGRDARCLKREGDISGRRLTLIDTPGWWTGYLLTDTAELVKQDLVLSVCLCAPGPHAFLLTVETDAPFTEKKRKVVEQHLNLFGEDIWRHTIVVVTRGDSLKGKSIEQHIESEGDALKWVIGRCENRYHVVDSHSKDPDQVTDLVNKLEAVYAANSGSYFQIDRETLKEVEEKNSAVKLRATSRQDRITEQRQMLEQHGEVKPLTEMRIVLLGWVSSGKSSVRSTILDKEVLVTRSITVQSNIKSGKVEGRCVTVIDTPGWWKYFPAKNTPESVKTELKKSLTLGSKHPHAFLLVVPADVSFLEDQRKSFKIT; encoded by the exons ATGAACAAAATGGCACAAGGGGAACATCTCAAACCACACG AGCTGCGAGTGGTTGTGCTGGGTGGATACCAGTCAGGCAAGACGTCCTTGATCAACACCGTGCTAAGCCAGGAACCCGGAGGAGGAGGGCGAGATGCTCGTTGTTTGAAAAGAGAGGGTGACATCAGTGGCAGGAGGCTCACCTTGATTGACACGCCTGGTTGGTGGACGGGCTATTTGCTGACAGACACAGCAGAGTTGGTGAAGCAAGACctagtgttgagtgtgtgtctgtgtgcacccGGACCACATGCCTTCCTTCTGACAGTCGAAACTGATGCCCCATTcactgagaaaaaaaggaaGGTTGTAGAGCAGCACTTGAATCTGTTTGGAGAGGATATCTGGAGACACACCATAGTAGTCGTTACCAGAGGAGATTCTCTGAAGGGTAAAAGCATAGAACAGCACATTGAGAGTGAGGGAGATGCTCTGAAATGGGTGATAGGGAGATGTGAGAACAGGTACCACGTTGTTGACAGCCACAGCAAAGATCCTGACCAGGTCACTGATCTGGTAAATAAGTTAGAGGCTGTGTATGCGGCTAACAGCGGCAGCTACTTCCAAATTGACAGGGAGACTTTAAAAGAGGTTGAAGAGAAAAATTCTGCAGTGAAATTGAGAGCTACATCCAGGCAGGATCGTATTACTGAGCAAAGACAAATGCTGGAGCAACACG GTGAAGTGAAGCCTTTAACAGAAATGAGAATTGTCTTGCTTGGTTGGGTGTCTTCTGGAAAAAGTTCGGTAAGAAGCACCATCCTGGACAAAGAGGTATTGGTCACTCGGAGCATAACTGTTCAGTCTAACATAAAATCGGGAAAGGTGGAAGGGCGGTGTGTCACAGTGATTGACACCCCAGGATGGTGGAAGTATTTCCCAGCCAAGAACACCCCTGAAAGTGTTAAGACGGAACTGAAGAAGAGCTTGACCCTGGGTTCTAAGCATCCCCATGCCTTCCTCCTGGTGGTTCCTGCAGATGTGTCCTTCCTGGAGGATCAGAGAAAATCATTCAAGATAACATGA
- the LOC125297879 gene encoding GTPase IMAP family member 8-like isoform X2 yields the protein MSQDQLDPGELRVVVLGGYQSGKTSLINTVLSQEPGGGGRDARCLKREGDISGRRLTLIDTPGWWTGYLLTDTAELVKQDLVLSVCLCAPGPHAFLLTVETDAPFTEKKRKVVEQHLNLFGEDIWRHTIVVVTRGDSLKGKSIEQHIESEGDALKWVIGRCENRYHVVDSHSKDPDQVTDLVNKLEAVYAANSGSYFQIDRETLKEVEEKNSAVKLRATSRQDRITEQRQMLEQHGEVKPLTEMRIVLLGWVSSGKSSVRSTILDKEVLVTRSITVQSNIKSGKVEGRCVTVIDTPGWWKYFPAKNTPESVKTELKKSLTLGSKHPHAFLLVVPADVSFLEDQRKSFKIT from the exons ATGTCTCAAGACCAACTTGATCCGGGTG AGCTGCGAGTGGTTGTGCTGGGTGGATACCAGTCAGGCAAGACGTCCTTGATCAACACCGTGCTAAGCCAGGAACCCGGAGGAGGAGGGCGAGATGCTCGTTGTTTGAAAAGAGAGGGTGACATCAGTGGCAGGAGGCTCACCTTGATTGACACGCCTGGTTGGTGGACGGGCTATTTGCTGACAGACACAGCAGAGTTGGTGAAGCAAGACctagtgttgagtgtgtgtctgtgtgcacccGGACCACATGCCTTCCTTCTGACAGTCGAAACTGATGCCCCATTcactgagaaaaaaaggaaGGTTGTAGAGCAGCACTTGAATCTGTTTGGAGAGGATATCTGGAGACACACCATAGTAGTCGTTACCAGAGGAGATTCTCTGAAGGGTAAAAGCATAGAACAGCACATTGAGAGTGAGGGAGATGCTCTGAAATGGGTGATAGGGAGATGTGAGAACAGGTACCACGTTGTTGACAGCCACAGCAAAGATCCTGACCAGGTCACTGATCTGGTAAATAAGTTAGAGGCTGTGTATGCGGCTAACAGCGGCAGCTACTTCCAAATTGACAGGGAGACTTTAAAAGAGGTTGAAGAGAAAAATTCTGCAGTGAAATTGAGAGCTACATCCAGGCAGGATCGTATTACTGAGCAAAGACAAATGCTGGAGCAACACG GTGAAGTGAAGCCTTTAACAGAAATGAGAATTGTCTTGCTTGGTTGGGTGTCTTCTGGAAAAAGTTCGGTAAGAAGCACCATCCTGGACAAAGAGGTATTGGTCACTCGGAGCATAACTGTTCAGTCTAACATAAAATCGGGAAAGGTGGAAGGGCGGTGTGTCACAGTGATTGACACCCCAGGATGGTGGAAGTATTTCCCAGCCAAGAACACCCCTGAAAGTGTTAAGACGGAACTGAAGAAGAGCTTGACCCTGGGTTCTAAGCATCCCCATGCCTTCCTCCTGGTGGTTCCTGCAGATGTGTCCTTCCTGGAGGATCAGAGAAAATCATTCAAGATAACATGA